A window from Synechococcus sp. RSCCF101 encodes these proteins:
- a CDS encoding sigma-70 family RNA polymerase sigma factor, protein MAMLCPSTVRPLPERPSDTIRPLEPARRNRRVARYRELVRPLAVHYARCSNQELEDLIQVGLMGLMRAAEGFDDSRQDCFPAYARSHIRGAILHYLRDQAPVIRLPRRQVELEKSVRRLEGRAHGVADAPLTPLEIAARLGMDAAAWQRFERNRQLSRITSLEGIDRPDVSPSEEPENRERRDRVARALNQLEPCRRRIVAAVVMEGRSLRQVGAELGISPMTVQRRLKSALAELARSLADLQDWGACSEGAAASRSI, encoded by the coding sequence ATGGCCATGCTCTGCCCCTCCACCGTCCGCCCCCTGCCGGAACGGCCGTCCGACACGATTCGCCCCCTGGAACCGGCGCGGCGCAACCGACGGGTCGCCCGCTACAGGGAGCTGGTCCGACCATTGGCGGTCCACTACGCCCGCTGCAGCAACCAGGAGCTCGAGGATCTGATCCAGGTGGGACTGATGGGCCTGATGCGGGCCGCCGAGGGCTTCGACGACAGTCGCCAGGACTGCTTTCCGGCCTACGCCCGATCCCACATCCGGGGGGCGATCCTGCACTACCTGCGGGATCAGGCGCCGGTCATCCGGCTGCCGCGCCGCCAGGTGGAGCTCGAGAAGAGCGTGCGGCGCTTGGAGGGCCGGGCTCACGGCGTGGCAGATGCACCGTTGACGCCCCTGGAGATCGCCGCACGGCTGGGCATGGACGCAGCGGCGTGGCAGCGCTTCGAGCGCAACAGGCAGCTCAGCCGGATCACGAGCCTGGAGGGGATCGACCGGCCCGATGTCAGCCCCTCGGAAGAGCCCGAGAACAGGGAGCGACGGGACCGGGTCGCGCGTGCCCTGAATCAGCTGGAACCCTGCAGGCGCCGGATCGTTGCCGCCGTGGTGATGGAGGGCCGGAGCCTGAGGCAGGTGGGGGCCGAGCTGGGGATCAGCCCGATGACGGTGCAGCGACGGCTGAAGAGCGCCCTGGCGGAACTGGCCCGCAGCCTGGCTGATCTTCAGGACTGGGGAGCCTGCTCGGAGGGTGCGGCCGCATCCCGGTCGATCTGA
- a CDS encoding sigma factor SigF, with protein MLPPFTCCSGSGDHLDARRRHQQRKLSMLQFWRDGLERQLAALDGAISALQSQIDRDAAAPSEQAPQS; from the coding sequence ATGCTGCCTCCCTTCACCTGCTGCTCCGGGTCCGGCGACCACCTGGACGCCCGTCGCCGCCATCAGCAACGCAAGCTGTCGATGCTGCAGTTCTGGCGGGACGGTCTCGAGCGTCAGCTGGCGGCCCTCGACGGGGCCATCAGCGCCCTCCAGTCTCAGATCGACCGGGATGCGGCCGCACCCTCCGAGCAGGCTCCCCAGTCCTGA
- a CDS encoding DUF3370 family protein: protein MRFGVVLLIGGCLAPGLLPSAAGASVALMAGQSARPLNGRFNSVPVLHSNQPEEVHGPGILVDTAAGSAIAAETGQRLGNATYTFNGDFGLHVHHKYYPSDSSRLGGRRRRGLLTIATVVTNPSAAPVTLTFDRGAVRNSFEAPYLSNNLMGVKPLGPRPWNTGPGDATAVQMLRGKLDRDLREPFVIPPRSQRVLLEKVLPARGIVNALVRGRSDGPFTMAVVAVEERSSEAEILAMLNSRRLAPGRIYLSRLGEISNGTVFSRVAGVAIGDAYDASLNHDLSQGPLHVPLTSTRRTHFGTNDIQVNRLASRMIDSSVNNVGTYGVRFDVDLALQGEGPHELVLSHPVLADRPAFTAFRGSIGIETREGYREVHVGMRSGQSLPLTTLDLKPGVTNPVTVSLVYPADATPGHLLSVVPRQQLALLQRRVTAQPAPAAAHEPPPAAVTPRPAVAPAQPAPATAPPIVPTTTGTTLMPARPTPPTAPTPPAVPTAAAAPPVRTLPPIPAARPTPTAIRSERAELQRRYQQAIEAQRAWLRELQAR, encoded by the coding sequence ATGCGGTTTGGAGTCGTTCTGCTGATCGGTGGCTGCCTGGCCCCCGGCCTGCTGCCCTCTGCAGCCGGGGCTTCGGTGGCCCTGATGGCCGGCCAGTCCGCCCGGCCACTCAACGGCCGCTTCAACAGCGTTCCGGTGCTCCACTCCAACCAGCCGGAGGAAGTTCATGGCCCCGGAATCCTGGTGGACACGGCTGCCGGCAGCGCCATCGCAGCCGAGACCGGCCAGCGTCTCGGCAACGCCACCTACACCTTCAATGGCGACTTCGGACTGCACGTCCACCACAAGTACTACCCATCCGACAGCAGCCGCCTCGGAGGGCGGCGGCGGCGCGGACTGCTGACGATCGCCACCGTCGTCACCAATCCCTCGGCGGCTCCGGTCACCCTCACGTTCGATCGCGGTGCGGTGCGCAACAGCTTCGAGGCGCCCTACCTCTCCAACAACCTGATGGGGGTGAAGCCGCTCGGGCCGCGTCCATGGAACACGGGTCCCGGTGACGCCACCGCCGTGCAGATGCTGCGCGGCAAGCTGGACCGGGATCTGCGGGAGCCCTTCGTCATCCCTCCCCGCAGCCAGAGGGTGCTGCTGGAGAAGGTCCTTCCAGCGCGCGGCATCGTCAATGCCCTGGTGCGGGGCCGCAGCGATGGCCCATTCACCATGGCTGTCGTGGCGGTCGAGGAGCGGAGCAGCGAGGCCGAGATCCTGGCGATGCTCAACAGCCGCCGGCTGGCTCCCGGGCGCATCTACCTCTCCCGCCTGGGAGAGATCAGCAACGGAACGGTCTTCTCCCGCGTGGCCGGTGTGGCCATCGGGGATGCGTACGACGCCAGCCTCAACCACGACCTCAGCCAGGGCCCGCTGCACGTCCCTCTCACCAGCACCCGTCGCACCCACTTCGGGACCAACGACATCCAGGTGAACCGGCTGGCCAGCCGCATGATCGACTCGTCGGTGAACAACGTCGGCACCTACGGAGTCCGCTTCGATGTGGATCTGGCCCTGCAGGGCGAAGGCCCGCACGAACTGGTGCTCAGCCACCCCGTGCTCGCCGATCGACCCGCGTTCACCGCCTTCCGGGGGTCGATCGGGATCGAGACGCGTGAGGGCTATCGGGAAGTACACGTGGGCATGCGATCCGGCCAGAGCCTGCCTCTCACCACGCTGGATCTGAAGCCGGGTGTGACCAACCCGGTCACGGTGAGCCTCGTCTACCCGGCGGATGCCACGCCCGGCCACCTTCTGAGCGTGGTGCCCCGGCAGCAGCTGGCCCTCCTGCAGCGGCGCGTGACGGCTCAGCCCGCGCCGGCCGCCGCACACGAGCCCCCCCCGGCGGCGGTCACGCCCCGGCCAGCCGTTGCGCCCGCTCAGCCCGCACCGGCGACGGCGCCCCCGATCGTGCCGACGACCACGGGAACAACGCTGATGCCGGCCCGTCCCACACCGCCGACGGCGCCCACCCCCCCCGCGGTGCCCACCGCGGCGGCGGCCCCACCGGTGCGCACCCTTCCGCCGATCCCCGCCGCCCGACCCACTCCCACGGCGATCCGAAGCGAGCGGGCGGAGCTGCAGCGGCGCTATCAGCAGGCCATCGAAGCCCAGCGGGCCTGGTTGCGGGAACTGCAGGCCCGGTAG
- a CDS encoding molecular chaperone DnaJ, whose product MAQPSQPSRRRITLTLPDTLLEQIDALKQQWGLRSRGDILTRLLEELFEDRPLDSEADDDGLSSSLEDELDTQGALVLLRTGDLERLGPEDEGAPGADEPAGTGASDAGPTPGARPPQPAGASHRGRGLGIDLPGFVRSRSSRLRNSLRPPERNGNALEEAHPGLVALNQEQLEAALLEVTQHWQSLYGQPPGQPVLDAALQWLQAEIWGQSELAEGQPFTWNQLDRVMVTISPSWPVGAPTFASAIVAAGMLEDPFGGDSLGARVPTLIRRFVHRFRRRRRGTSFEALEQTMSIHSALRLLGLPTTPGEAMTLQRIRDAFREQAMDHHPDSGGSTEQMRRLNEAYQLLKECYRARR is encoded by the coding sequence GTGGCGCAGCCTTCACAACCTTCCCGCCGGCGCATCACCCTCACGCTTCCGGACACGCTGCTGGAGCAGATCGATGCGCTGAAGCAGCAATGGGGGCTGCGCAGTCGCGGCGACATCCTGACCCGGCTGCTGGAGGAGCTCTTCGAAGACAGGCCGCTCGATTCCGAAGCGGATGACGATGGGCTCTCCTCCAGCCTCGAGGACGAGCTCGATACCCAGGGAGCGCTGGTGCTGCTCCGGACTGGCGATCTGGAACGCCTCGGACCGGAGGACGAGGGCGCCCCTGGGGCCGACGAGCCGGCGGGAACCGGCGCTTCGGACGCTGGGCCGACGCCAGGAGCACGGCCTCCGCAACCGGCTGGAGCTTCCCATCGGGGCCGGGGCCTCGGCATCGACCTGCCGGGATTCGTGCGGTCCCGCTCCAGCCGGCTGCGGAACAGTCTTCGTCCGCCCGAACGGAATGGCAACGCCCTCGAGGAGGCACATCCGGGCCTGGTCGCCCTGAATCAGGAGCAGCTGGAGGCCGCGCTGCTGGAGGTGACCCAGCACTGGCAGAGCCTCTACGGCCAGCCTCCCGGACAACCGGTGCTGGATGCCGCCCTGCAGTGGCTCCAGGCGGAGATCTGGGGTCAGAGCGAACTGGCGGAGGGACAGCCCTTCACCTGGAACCAGCTGGACCGCGTGATGGTGACGATCAGCCCGTCCTGGCCGGTCGGAGCCCCGACCTTCGCCAGCGCGATCGTGGCCGCCGGGATGCTGGAGGACCCCTTCGGTGGCGACAGCCTGGGGGCGCGGGTGCCCACGCTGATCCGGCGCTTCGTGCATCGCTTCCGCCGCCGGCGGCGCGGCACCTCCTTCGAGGCGCTGGAGCAGACGATGAGCATCCACAGCGCTCTGCGTCTGCTGGGTCTCCCCACCACACCCGGTGAAGCGATGACGCTGCAGCGCATCCGCGATGCGTTTCGTGAGCAGGCCATGGACCACCACCCGGATTCCGGTGGCTCCACCGAACAGATGCGCCGCCTCAACGAGGCCTATCAGCTCCTCAAGGAGTGCTACCGGGCACGCCGCTGA
- a CDS encoding allophycocyanin subunit alpha-B has translation MSVVRDLILQADDDLRYPSSGELRSMEAFLAGGEKRLTIVKILTENEKKIVQQSSTQLFKRKPDYVAPGGNAYGSKQRAQCLRDFSWYLRLVTYGVLAGSTELIQSIGLIGAREMYNSLGVPMQGMVESMRCMREASLDLLSQDEAAMAAPYFDFLIQGMQTSS, from the coding sequence ATGAGCGTCGTCCGCGATCTGATTCTCCAGGCTGATGACGATCTGCGTTATCCCAGCAGCGGCGAACTGCGTTCGATGGAGGCCTTCCTCGCCGGCGGCGAGAAGCGGCTCACCATCGTGAAGATCCTGACCGAGAACGAGAAGAAGATCGTTCAGCAATCCTCCACCCAGCTGTTCAAGCGCAAACCCGACTATGTCGCTCCGGGTGGCAACGCCTACGGCTCCAAGCAGCGGGCCCAGTGCCTGCGCGACTTCAGCTGGTACCTGCGTCTGGTCACCTACGGCGTGCTCGCCGGCAGCACCGAGCTGATCCAGTCGATCGGGCTGATCGGTGCCCGCGAGATGTACAACAGCCTCGGTGTGCCGATGCAGGGCATGGTGGAGTCCATGCGTTGCATGCGGGAGGCCTCCCTCGACCTCCTGTCCCAGGACGAGGCCGCCATGGCCGCTCCCTACTTCGATTTCCTGATTCAGGGGATGCAGACCAGCAGCTGA
- the rlmD gene encoding 23S rRNA (uracil(1939)-C(5))-methyltransferase RlmD, with amino-acid sequence MNSASPHQGRVVELEVTDLTLAGEGIGRHGGEVVFVPDLLPGERGRVRLHHRHRRHWSAQLLERVSRSPHRRTPPCTVASRCGGCTLQHLDDGRQREWKRSQVAQALERIGGLRVAVEPLLAPASGLGYRNKALVPLDRAGDGRLRAGFYQRGSHTIVDMDRCPVLDPRLDRLLPLLKQELDDQGWPADVDRSHGGGLRHLGLRIGTRTGQVLVLLISSHDNLPELQQLADRWRTRWPQIVGVLLNLQPEPSNAILGPETRTISGCSWLEEHFAGLSLRIGADTFFQVNTVQAERVAGLLEDALGPVPGPAAGPPSTLIDAYCGIGTFALPLARSPERCPGGVLGLEQSERSVGQANANALRNGLEGTARFEACDVAERLPDLLAGAPPGSVDLVLDPPRRGLEAALCSAIAAHPPRRLAYISCNPATLARDLQRISSGSDLQIRSVQPIDFFPQTTHVECLALLTRADGP; translated from the coding sequence TTGAACAGTGCGTCCCCGCATCAGGGCCGGGTGGTGGAGCTTGAGGTCACGGATCTCACCCTGGCCGGGGAGGGAATCGGACGCCACGGCGGCGAAGTGGTCTTTGTCCCCGACCTGCTGCCGGGCGAGCGCGGCCGCGTGCGGCTGCACCATCGCCACCGGCGTCACTGGAGCGCTCAGCTGCTGGAACGGGTCAGCCGGAGTCCCCACCGCCGGACTCCACCCTGCACCGTGGCCTCACGCTGCGGCGGCTGCACCCTCCAGCACCTCGACGACGGCCGCCAGAGGGAGTGGAAGCGGAGCCAGGTGGCGCAGGCCCTCGAGCGGATCGGTGGGCTGCGCGTCGCGGTGGAGCCGCTGCTGGCTCCGGCCTCCGGCCTGGGGTACCGCAACAAGGCCCTGGTGCCGCTGGATCGCGCCGGCGACGGCCGTCTCAGGGCCGGCTTCTATCAGAGGGGAAGCCACACGATCGTGGACATGGATCGCTGCCCGGTGCTCGATCCGCGGCTGGATCGGTTGCTGCCCCTGCTGAAGCAGGAGCTCGACGACCAGGGCTGGCCTGCCGATGTGGATCGGAGCCATGGCGGTGGTCTGCGCCATCTCGGACTGCGGATCGGAACCCGCACCGGGCAGGTGCTGGTGCTTCTGATCTCCAGCCACGACAACCTGCCGGAACTGCAGCAGCTGGCAGACCGCTGGAGAACCCGCTGGCCCCAGATCGTGGGCGTGCTGCTCAATCTCCAGCCCGAACCCAGCAACGCGATCCTCGGCCCGGAGACGCGCACCATCTCAGGTTGCAGCTGGCTGGAGGAGCACTTCGCCGGACTGAGCCTGCGGATCGGGGCGGACACCTTCTTCCAGGTCAACACCGTTCAGGCCGAGCGGGTGGCGGGGCTGCTGGAGGACGCTCTGGGGCCGGTGCCCGGGCCGGCGGCCGGACCTCCATCGACGCTGATCGACGCGTACTGCGGCATCGGCACCTTCGCCCTGCCTCTGGCGCGCAGCCCGGAGCGGTGCCCCGGCGGCGTTCTGGGCCTCGAGCAGAGCGAGCGTTCGGTGGGCCAGGCCAATGCCAATGCCCTGCGCAATGGCCTGGAGGGCACGGCCCGGTTCGAGGCCTGTGATGTGGCGGAACGACTGCCCGACCTGCTGGCGGGGGCCCCGCCCGGGAGTGTGGACCTCGTGCTGGATCCGCCGAGACGCGGGCTCGAGGCTGCTCTGTGCAGCGCGATCGCGGCCCATCCGCCACGGCGGCTGGCCTACATCAGCTGCAATCCCGCCACCCTGGCCCGGGATCTGCAGCGCATCAGCAGCGGCAGCGATCTGCAGATCCGCTCCGTGCAGCCCATCGATTTCTTCCCCCAGACCACCCACGTGGAGTGTCTGGCCCTGCTCACTCGCGCAGACGGGCCTTGA
- the pheT gene encoding phenylalanine--tRNA ligase subunit beta, with product MRVSLQWLRQLVAFDLEAEELADRLSVAGFEVEEVEDLAALARGVVVGAVTACERHPDADKLSVCTVAIGAGDPLQIVCGASNVRAGIHVPVATVGSHLPAVGLTIKASTLRGVASSGMICSLAELGQSDSSSGIAILEELVDGPLRPGEPVAPLLGLDDVVLELAITANRPDGLSMLGIAREVAALCGSEAQPPRPAELPAPLSLPVSAQAAAAMEEGGLYSLTELTGITVGPSPAWLQRALLRAGQRPINNVVDVTNYVMLEQGQPLHAFDRERLAMLATGSAAPEAVGLRMARDGERLTALDGQTLELGDQALLVTFGDVPVALAGVIGGSESSVHEGTTSIWLEAAVFAPPRVRLSSRQAGVRTESSSRFEKGLPLEVAELAAGRAVALLQDLCGARVGHRWLHRRAAEPVVPLLLRRQALHRLLGPLLTPEGESPLEDATIEATLMALGCGLEPTEAGWRVQVPPSRRIDLQREVDLIEEVARLVGFDRFSSHLPAPLTPGGLTARQQAERRLRVALVQAGLQETTSASLVSGTGSGRVAIANPLLAEASHLRDDLIPALLAAAGRNLQASQPGFWAFEMGHIFPPAAGDSAALDPRERQVARLAGVICGERRLERWSTHGKPSPPRYHAARAVLGRALLAMGLPIQDRPLTNHPRLHPGRAAELVLEGRPLGWFGALHPRLARSEGLPEATHLFDLDLDRLLTAATRANRWQPRFAPFPTVPVVERDLALVVPSQVGAAELIQVLLKAGRPLLEQAELVDRFEAEQLGEGVCSQAFRLRFRDRSRTLTDGDVAPVIDAVLAAAGKRFKARLRE from the coding sequence ATGCGCGTCTCCCTTCAGTGGCTGAGACAGCTGGTGGCGTTCGATCTCGAAGCCGAGGAGCTCGCGGATCGCCTGTCGGTGGCCGGATTCGAGGTGGAGGAGGTGGAGGACCTCGCCGCGCTGGCCCGGGGCGTGGTGGTGGGAGCCGTCACCGCCTGCGAGCGCCATCCGGATGCCGACAAGCTCAGCGTCTGCACGGTGGCCATCGGTGCCGGGGACCCGCTTCAGATCGTGTGCGGTGCATCGAACGTGCGGGCCGGCATCCATGTGCCGGTGGCCACCGTGGGAAGCCACCTCCCCGCCGTGGGGCTCACCATCAAGGCCAGCACCCTGAGGGGTGTGGCCAGCAGCGGCATGATCTGCTCTCTGGCGGAGCTCGGCCAGAGCGACAGCTCCAGTGGCATCGCCATCCTTGAGGAGCTGGTGGATGGTCCGCTGCGGCCCGGTGAACCGGTGGCACCGCTGCTCGGGCTCGACGATGTGGTGCTCGAGCTGGCCATCACGGCCAACCGACCCGACGGCCTCTCCATGCTCGGGATCGCCCGGGAGGTGGCTGCGCTGTGCGGCAGCGAGGCACAGCCGCCGCGGCCGGCCGAGCTGCCCGCTCCCCTCAGCCTGCCGGTCAGCGCCCAGGCAGCGGCGGCGATGGAGGAGGGAGGCCTCTACAGCCTCACCGAACTGACCGGCATCACGGTCGGTCCCTCACCCGCCTGGCTGCAGCGGGCCCTGCTGAGGGCCGGCCAGCGTCCGATCAACAACGTGGTCGACGTCACCAATTACGTGATGCTCGAGCAGGGCCAGCCCCTGCATGCCTTCGACCGGGAGCGCCTGGCGATGCTCGCGACAGGTTCCGCCGCCCCCGAGGCGGTGGGTCTGCGGATGGCGCGGGATGGCGAGCGGCTCACAGCTCTCGATGGTCAGACCCTCGAGCTCGGAGACCAGGCGCTCCTGGTCACGTTCGGGGATGTGCCCGTGGCCCTCGCCGGGGTGATCGGAGGCAGCGAGAGTTCTGTCCACGAGGGGACCACCTCCATCTGGCTGGAAGCCGCCGTGTTCGCCCCGCCGCGGGTGAGGCTCAGTTCCCGCCAGGCCGGGGTGCGCACCGAATCGAGCAGCCGCTTCGAGAAGGGGCTGCCGCTGGAGGTGGCCGAGCTGGCGGCAGGCCGTGCGGTTGCGCTGCTGCAGGACCTCTGCGGTGCCCGGGTGGGCCACCGCTGGCTGCATCGCCGGGCGGCCGAGCCGGTGGTCCCACTGCTGCTGCGCCGGCAGGCCCTGCATCGCCTGCTCGGCCCCCTGCTGACCCCTGAAGGTGAATCCCCGCTGGAGGACGCGACCATCGAGGCCACCCTCATGGCTCTGGGTTGCGGGCTGGAGCCCACGGAGGCCGGCTGGAGGGTGCAGGTGCCCCCTTCGCGTCGCATCGATCTCCAGCGCGAGGTGGATCTGATCGAGGAGGTGGCCCGGCTGGTCGGCTTTGATCGCTTCTCCAGCCATCTGCCGGCCCCTCTCACCCCGGGCGGGCTCACGGCCCGGCAGCAGGCGGAGCGACGGCTGAGGGTCGCCCTGGTCCAGGCCGGGCTGCAGGAAACAACCAGCGCCAGCCTGGTCAGCGGCACCGGCTCCGGTCGGGTGGCCATCGCCAACCCTCTTCTGGCTGAGGCGAGTCACCTCCGCGACGATCTCATCCCCGCCCTGCTGGCGGCCGCCGGCCGCAATCTCCAGGCCAGTCAGCCCGGCTTCTGGGCCTTCGAGATGGGGCACATCTTCCCTCCCGCCGCCGGCGACAGCGCTGCACTCGATCCCCGCGAACGGCAGGTGGCCCGTCTGGCCGGCGTGATCTGCGGTGAGCGTCGCCTGGAGCGCTGGAGCACCCATGGAAAACCCTCCCCGCCCAGGTACCACGCTGCCCGTGCTGTGCTCGGCCGCGCTCTGCTCGCCATGGGGCTGCCCATCCAGGACCGGCCGCTGACGAACCACCCCCGTCTTCATCCGGGCCGAGCCGCCGAGCTGGTGCTGGAGGGCCGGCCGCTGGGCTGGTTCGGAGCCCTGCACCCGCGCCTGGCCCGGAGCGAAGGTCTGCCGGAGGCGACTCATCTCTTCGATCTGGATCTGGATCGCCTGCTGACCGCCGCCACACGCGCCAACCGCTGGCAGCCCCGCTTCGCGCCGTTCCCCACGGTCCCCGTCGTCGAGCGGGATCTCGCGCTCGTCGTGCCCAGCCAGGTCGGTGCGGCCGAGTTGATTCAGGTTCTGCTGAAGGCGGGCCGGCCCCTGCTGGAGCAGGCGGAGCTGGTCGATCGCTTCGAGGCCGAGCAGCTGGGCGAGGGGGTCTGCAGCCAGGCCTTCCGCCTGCGCTTCCGCGATCGGTCCCGCACCCTCACCGACGGGGATGTGGCCCCCGTCATCGACGCGGTTCTGGCCGCTGCCGGAAAGCGCTTCAAGGCCCGTCTGCGCGAGTGA
- the rpmG gene encoding 50S ribosomal protein L33, with protein sequence MAKNKGVRIVITLECTECRSNPAKRSPGVSRYTTEKNRRNTTERLEIKKFCTHCNRHTAHKEIK encoded by the coding sequence ATGGCCAAGAACAAGGGCGTCCGGATCGTGATCACGCTCGAGTGCACGGAATGCCGGTCCAATCCCGCCAAGCGGTCGCCCGGGGTGTCCCGCTACACCACCGAGAAGAACCGTCGCAACACGACAGAACGTCTGGAGATCAAGAAGTTCTGCACCCACTGCAATCGCCACACGGCCCACAAGGAAATCAAGTGA
- the rpsR gene encoding 30S ribosomal protein S18 → MSSSFFKKRLSPIKPGDPIDYKDVDLLKKFITERGKILPRRLTGLTARQQRDLTNAVKRARIMALLPFVNPEG, encoded by the coding sequence ATGTCCAGTTCCTTTTTCAAGAAGCGCCTCTCGCCGATCAAGCCCGGTGATCCGATCGACTACAAGGATGTCGATCTGCTGAAGAAGTTCATCACCGAACGCGGCAAGATCCTCCCCCGCCGTCTCACCGGCCTCACCGCCCGGCAGCAGAGAGATCTCACCAACGCTGTGAAGCGGGCCCGCATCATGGCCCTGCTGCCGTTCGTCAATCCCGAGGGCTGA
- a CDS encoding ribonuclease catalytic domain-containing protein gives MPAPLTFSTGDLVGVVIDRHPRLGVVRQESGRRITIQLQGEQRERSLPGRDLTLLGHDPLGAARSVASRPWAITDTTLPAWACRRELAAAWLLLQGGEDAIQLEDLLELLLTEPDPAGAGLLWLALHGAQDFFRLGRDGRLQVRGMADIRRLRHQRRRERLSLAARQRWLDALSSRDPDRLNDALHAPEAHSGQDLRLLQSWAASAEASLAPQLPEDLSRTLLAAGITISPVAIRRLLVELGHWDRHALRCMEGSAWLDGFSETQEAEAQRLCEAAGEEQPGDRERRDLCGLRCFTLDDPGTEEIDDAVGISTTPEGEELIWVHIADPARLIEPGSPLDREARRRATSLYLASGTIPMFPMALARGPFSLRQGLRCPAFSAAIRLGPEGALQSVQLMRSWIRPTYRLSYEEGQELLELAPPGDDDLLRLERLLDRHRQHRVTRGALLMEQNEGRLRSEEGRALVEVVEPSRARSLVAEAMILMGEAAAHAAIEERLCLPFRGQVPAELPPETELLALPAGPVRHCAIRRCLSRGVMAATPQAHFSLGLPAYVQATSPIRRYTDLVCHRQLQAGLAGAAAMDEAELRALLDDLDPPLRQASQIAREDQRHWQQVWFEQHARDRWSAVFLRWLRPQDGLGLVRLEEECLEVAAGCPAACQPGERLVLTVAEADSIADRLQLTASGL, from the coding sequence TTGCCGGCCCCGCTGACCTTCAGCACCGGTGATCTGGTCGGTGTGGTGATCGACCGGCATCCCCGTCTCGGGGTGGTCCGGCAGGAGAGTGGCCGCCGCATCACCATCCAGCTCCAGGGTGAGCAGCGGGAGCGGAGCCTTCCCGGCCGCGATCTCACCCTTCTCGGCCATGATCCTCTCGGCGCGGCACGCAGCGTCGCCTCCAGGCCCTGGGCGATCACGGACACGACACTGCCGGCCTGGGCATGCCGCCGCGAACTGGCTGCCGCCTGGCTGCTGCTTCAGGGTGGCGAAGACGCCATCCAGCTGGAGGATCTGCTCGAGCTGCTGCTCACAGAACCCGATCCGGCCGGTGCCGGCCTGCTCTGGCTGGCCCTGCACGGAGCCCAGGACTTCTTCCGGCTGGGACGCGACGGCCGCCTGCAGGTGCGCGGCATGGCCGACATCCGCCGGCTGCGGCACCAGCGCCGGCGGGAACGCCTGAGCCTGGCCGCCCGGCAGCGATGGCTGGACGCGCTGTCCAGCCGCGATCCGGATCGCCTGAACGACGCTCTGCATGCACCGGAGGCCCACTCCGGACAGGACCTGCGCCTTCTCCAGAGCTGGGCGGCGAGCGCCGAAGCGTCCCTGGCGCCGCAGCTGCCGGAGGACCTCAGCCGCACCCTCCTGGCTGCCGGCATCACCATCAGCCCCGTCGCGATCCGCCGTCTGTTGGTGGAGCTCGGGCACTGGGACCGGCACGCGCTGCGCTGCATGGAGGGCAGCGCCTGGCTCGATGGCTTCAGCGAGACCCAGGAGGCCGAGGCGCAGCGGCTGTGCGAGGCGGCAGGCGAGGAGCAGCCGGGAGACCGCGAACGCCGGGATCTCTGCGGGCTCCGCTGCTTCACCCTCGATGATCCCGGCACCGAGGAGATCGACGACGCCGTCGGCATCAGCACCACGCCGGAGGGGGAGGAGCTGATCTGGGTGCACATCGCCGATCCGGCCCGCCTGATCGAGCCGGGGAGCCCGCTGGATCGGGAGGCCCGCCGACGCGCCACCAGCCTCTATCTGGCTTCGGGCACGATCCCGATGTTCCCGATGGCCCTTGCCCGGGGTCCCTTCAGCCTGCGCCAGGGCCTCCGCTGCCCGGCCTTCAGCGCTGCCATCCGCCTGGGTCCGGAGGGCGCCCTGCAGTCGGTGCAGCTGATGCGCAGCTGGATCCGGCCGACCTACAGGCTCAGTTACGAGGAGGGTCAGGAGCTGCTGGAGCTGGCCCCACCCGGTGATGACGACCTGCTGCGGCTGGAGCGGCTGCTCGACCGGCATCGCCAGCACCGGGTGACGCGGGGCGCGCTGCTGATGGAGCAGAACGAGGGTCGCCTGCGCAGCGAAGAGGGACGCGCCCTGGTGGAGGTCGTTGAGCCCAGCCGCGCCCGCAGCCTGGTGGCCGAGGCCATGATCCTGATGGGGGAGGCTGCGGCCCATGCCGCCATCGAGGAGCGGCTCTGCCTGCCCTTCCGCGGCCAGGTGCCGGCCGAACTGCCCCCCGAGACGGAACTGCTTGCCCTCCCGGCCGGGCCCGTGCGCCACTGCGCCATCCGGCGCTGCCTCAGCCGCGGCGTGATGGCGGCCACCCCACAGGCCCATTTCAGCCTCGGTCTGCCCGCCTACGTGCAGGCCACCTCTCCCATCCGCCGCTACACCGACCTGGTCTGCCACCGCCAGCTCCAGGCCGGGCTGGCCGGGGCTGCCGCCATGGACGAGGCCGAGCTCAGAGCCCTGCTCGATGACCTCGATCCCCCTCTGCGCCAGGCCTCCCAGATCGCCCGGGAGGACCAGCGGCACTGGCAGCAGGTCTGGTTCGAGCAGCACGCCCGGGACCGCTGGTCCGCGGTGTTCCTGCGCTGGCTGAGGCCTCAGGACGGCCTGGGACTGGTGCGCCTGGAGGAGGAGTGCCTCGAGGTGGCTGCCGGCTGCCCCGCCGCCTGCCAGCCGGGTGAGCGACTCGTGCTGACTGTTGCCGAGGCCGACAGCATCGCCGACCGACTGCAGCTCACCGCCAGCGGGCTGTGA